From Juglans regia cultivar Chandler chromosome 8, Walnut 2.0, whole genome shotgun sequence, the proteins below share one genomic window:
- the LOC108992613 gene encoding GRF1-interacting factor 1-like — MQQHLMPMTAAYHPSNVTTDHIQQYLDENKSLILKIVESQNSGKISECAENQARLQRNLMYLAAIADSQPQPPTMHGQFPSGGIMQPGAQYMHHQQAQQMTSQSLMAARSSMYGQQPFSALQQQQALHSQLGMSSSGSAGLHMLQNDANHAGGNGALGLGGFPDFGRGSSGEGLQGGSRGIAGGSKQDIGNAGSAEGRGGSSVSRDVDGGDTLYLKAADDGN; from the exons atgCAGCAGCACCTGATGCCCATGACGGCAGCCTACCACCCCAGCAACGTGACCACTGATCACATTCAACAG TATCTGGATGAGAACAAATCTCTTATTCTGAAGATTGTCGAGAGCCAGAATTCAGGAAAAATTAGCGAGTGTGCAGA GAACCAAGCAAGGCTGCAGCGAAACCTTATGTACCTGGCTGCAATTGCAGATTCTCAACCCCAACCCCCTACCATGCACGGTCAG TTTCCTTCCGGTGGAATTATGCAGCCAGGAGCACAGTACATGCACCATCAACAGGCTCAACAGATGACATCACAGTCGCTCATGGCAGCACGCTCCTCCATGTACGGCCAACAGCCATTTTCAGCACTGCAACAGCAGCAAGCCTTGCACAGCCAGCTTGGTATGAGCTCTAGTGGAAGTGCAGGACTTCACATGCTGCAAAATGATGCTAATCATGCTGGAGGTAATGGGGCGCTTGGGCTTGGAGGGTTTCCTGATTTTGGACGTGGATCCAGCGGAGAAGGCTTGCAGGGTGGTAGTAGGGGGATTGCTGGTGGAAGTAAGCAAGATATTGGGAATGCTGGGTCTGCTGAAGGACGAGGGGGTAGCTCTGTGAGCCGCGATGTTGATGGAGGTGATACTCTTTACTTAAAAGCTGCTGATGATGGGAATTGA
- the LOC118349204 gene encoding uncharacterized protein LOC118349204, whose protein sequence is MFLWRACKEALPTLANLRRRKVVEQSSCLICKLEPETSGHVLWGCIAAKDVWGQGVIKVQKLSFQSDLIFDIWSRMVERLSLEELEEVAATMRGIWTRRNNTLYGKYFKHPTALHQLAKAELVAYRETLTEEPVVNPTTHVGTQKWSKPEVGSFKVNWDAAVNQREGHIGIGVLIKDHQGFPIGSLQANKSFKGTPFDAEAYGILLAAVFCREMGITQCLLEGDSKQVVDLMNHQPKNWSLGGCLVEDARVVLNSFA, encoded by the coding sequence ATGTTCCTATGGAGAGCATGCAAGGAGGCCTTACCAACTCTTGCAAATCTGAGAAGGAGGAAAGTAGTGGAACAAAGTTCATGTCTGATTTGTAAGCTGGAGCCTGAAACTTCTGGTCATGTTCTGTGGGGCTGCATTGCTGCAAAGGATGTGTGGGGCCAGGGAGTTATAAAGGTGCAAAAACTATCTTTTCAAAGTGATTTAATATTTGATATCTGGTCGAGAATGGTGGAGAGGCTTAGTTTAGAGGAACTTGAAGAAGTGGCAGCTACTATGAGGGGCATATGGACTAGAAGGAACAACACTCTTTATGGTAAATATTTCAAACATCCAACTGCTCTCCACCAACTAGCCAAGGCAGAACTGGTAGCATACAGGGAAACTCTCACAGAGGAGCCAGTTGTCAATCCCACAACTCATGTAGGGACTCAAAAGTGGTCAAAGCCTGAGGTTGGTTCTTTTAAAGTCAACTGGGATGCGGCTGTAAATCAAAGGGAAGGGCATATAGGAATTGGAGTGCTCATCAAAGATCACCAAGGTTTCCCTATTGGAAGCCTACAGGCAAACAAATCCTTCAAAGGAACTCCCTTCGATGCTGAAGCCTATGGCATACTCCTAGCAGCAGTTTTCTGCAGAGAGATGGGCATAACACAATGTCTGTTGGAGGGGGATTCAAAGCAAGTAGTAGATTTAATGAACCACCAACCAAAGAACTGGAGTTTGGGTGGCTGTCTGGTGGAAGATGCAAGGGTGGTACTAAATTCTTTTGCTTGA